Proteins encoded within one genomic window of Gemmatimonadaceae bacterium:
- the nuoD gene encoding NADH dehydrogenase (quinone) subunit D has protein sequence MATTKRTVEVELSTNALDSEGRPVRRALGVDDGGNVITQELPWEPEPDLSSEHMLINIGPQHPATHGVLRLVLELDGETVVRCIPHIGYLHCGFEKTGEYRQYNQIIPYTDREDYLNSPGNNVAFSLGAERLFGLEITERCKVLRVIVCELSRIISHLVWTGTTCIDIGAYTPFLWAFQQREKVYELLESWVGARLTTTITRVGGMAADIPDGWLEMLGAFVNTFPKVVDEIDRVVTKNGIWVGRTVGLGVMSPEEAVNYGLSGPMIRASGVAYDVRKDFPYLDYETYDFEVPVGTNGDVYDRYLVRMEELRQSVRIIAQAMKRLPDGPVNVDDHRVILPPKSKATSDMESMIHHFKQVMEGPRPPIGECYVPVESPKGEKGYYMVSDGSSKPVRWRIRPPSFVNLSAIPRMVEGHLLSDVIAINASIDIVMGEIDR, from the coding sequence ATGGCGACGACAAAACGCACAGTCGAAGTCGAACTGTCGACGAACGCGCTGGATTCGGAAGGCCGTCCCGTTCGGCGCGCGCTCGGCGTGGACGACGGCGGCAACGTCATCACGCAGGAGCTGCCGTGGGAGCCGGAACCGGATCTCTCGAGCGAGCACATGCTCATCAACATCGGGCCGCAGCATCCGGCGACGCACGGCGTGTTGCGCCTGGTGCTCGAGCTCGATGGCGAGACCGTGGTGCGGTGCATCCCGCACATCGGCTATCTGCACTGCGGCTTCGAGAAGACGGGCGAATACCGGCAGTACAATCAGATCATCCCATACACCGATCGTGAGGATTATCTAAACTCGCCGGGCAATAACGTCGCCTTCTCTCTTGGCGCCGAACGGTTGTTCGGGCTGGAGATCACCGAGCGGTGCAAGGTGCTGCGCGTGATCGTGTGCGAGCTGTCGCGCATCATCTCCCATCTCGTGTGGACGGGCACGACGTGCATCGACATCGGCGCCTATACGCCGTTCCTGTGGGCGTTCCAGCAGCGTGAGAAGGTGTACGAGCTGCTCGAGTCCTGGGTCGGCGCGCGCCTCACGACGACGATCACGCGCGTGGGCGGCATGGCCGCCGACATTCCGGACGGCTGGCTCGAGATGCTGGGCGCCTTCGTCAACACGTTCCCGAAGGTGGTCGACGAGATCGATCGCGTCGTCACGAAGAACGGCATCTGGGTCGGCCGCACGGTCGGCTTGGGCGTGATGTCGCCCGAGGAAGCGGTGAACTACGGACTCTCGGGTCCGATGATTCGCGCGTCCGGCGTCGCGTACGACGTCCGCAAGGATTTCCCGTATCTCGATTACGAGACGTACGATTTCGAGGTGCCGGTGGGCACGAACGGCGACGTCTACGATCGCTACCTCGTGCGCATGGAAGAGCTGCGGCAGTCGGTGCGCATCATCGCGCAGGCGATGAAGCGGTTGCCCGACGGGCCGGTGAACGTCGACGACCACCGCGTCATTCTGCCGCCCAAGAGCAAGGCGACGAGCGACATGGAATCGATGATCCACCACTTCAAGCAGGTGATGGAAGGTCCGCGTCCGCCGATCGGCGAGTGCTACGTTCCGGTCGAAAGCCCCAAAGGTGAGAAGGGGTACTACATGGTGTCCGACGGCTCGTCGAAGCCGGTGCGCTGGCGCATTCGGCCGCCGTCGTTCGTGAACCTGTCGGCGATTCCGCGCATGGTCGAAGGGCACTTGCTCTCCGACGTCATCGCGATCAATGCCTCGATCGACATCGTGATGGGGGAGATCGATCGATGA